The genomic region TGGGCAGCACGATGCGCTCCTCGCCGAGCGTGAGCGCCTCCAGCACCGAGGACAGCGGGATCTGCTCGCCGTCGACGCTGACGCTGACGCACAGGTCGAGCCAGTCGGTGGCTCCGCCGGCGTCTGCCGCGTCGTCGGCCTCGGCCGGGGCGTCGGCGGACGCGGGACCGAGCGTGATCTCGACCGGGCCGGTGGCCGGACGGAAGTCAGGACGCTCGACCTCCTCCACCTCGAGCCCGGCCTCCCGCAGGCGCGCCAGCTCGTCGGCGAGCTCGAGCACGCCGCTGGTCGGTACGTCGCGGTCGGCCGCCGGCGCGTCGGCGTCCAGGACGCCGTCGGAGGTCAGGCGGGCGAGCTCGGCCCGCTCGGCGGGGCGGTCGCGGACGCCGTCGAGGCGGTCGGCGGAGCCGGCGGCGCACGCCAGGTCGGTGTCGCCGACCCGGTAGCGCCACTGCCAGCGCAGCGCGGCCGCCGGGGTGCGGTCCCACTCGACGAGGAGGACCAGGCGCGGGGCCGGTGGGGCCGGGACGGTGATCGAGTCGTCGCTCGAGGTGACCGGCAGGTGCCGCGTGAGCCGGGGCAGGCGGGTGGTGACGAAGGCGTCGAGGTGCTCGGGCGGGACGGCGGTGTCGCCGGCGTTGACGAGCCTGGCCAGCGCGGGAGGGATCGGCGCCGCGAGGGGTGCCAGCAGGGCGGTGGTGTCGCGGGTGGTGGCCGTGGGCACCCGGTCGAGCAGCACCACGCCGTGGGCCTCGTCCCCGACCAGCAGCAGCTGGTCGGCCGGCCACCACCGGTCGGCGTACCGGACCCCGAAGCGGAGGCTGGCGGCGCCGGGCCCCGCCTCGTCGCGCAGCACGTCGGCGACGACCTCGACGGGCTCGTCGACCAGCTGCACGTCGGCCAGGCCCGAGCCGGGCAGCAGCGCCACGCCGGCATCGCGTGCCTGGCGCAGGCGGTGCCACAGCTGGGGTCCGAAGTCGGAGAGCGGCGGCAGGTCGGTGATGTTCCAGTACGCCGCCATCCCCATCTGGGCGCGCAGCCGGCACACGGAGGCGACGTGGGCGGGGTCGTGACGGGTGCGCCCGAGGTGGCCGCCGTGGGGGGTGAAGTCCTTCCAGGCCGCGCCGCCGCGGACCCACCGCCCGCTCGCGCCGCGGCGTACCGGGCGCATCCGGACCACCGGCGGGGCCAGGCCGGTGAAGCCACCGTGGCGCGGCAGGTGCAGGTCGAGCAGGAGCGCGAGGGCGTCCTGCCCGGCCTCCCCGCCCCGGGAGGCCTCCAGGTCGCGCAGCGCCGTGTCGAGCGCGCCGGCCCAGCCGGCGGAGCCGTCGTCGGTGGGAGTGCCGGGATCGGGGTGGTCGGTCGTCAGCGACCGGCCCAGGCAGAGCAGCAGCGCCGCGCCGTGCTTGCACTCCCAGCCGACCGGGCAGGAGCAGTCCGCGGTGACGACGGCCCGACCCCGGTCGAGCTCGATGGAGACCGACGTGCGGTAGAGCCGAGCACCGCTTCCGGCGACCTCACCATCGACCGCGAGGAACTCGCTGTCGACCACGTCGACGTCGAGCCGGAGCACCGACCCGTCCGAGGCGTACGCGCGCGCCCGCCCGACGGCTGCCGGGTCGTAGACGGAGGCCAGCCCCTCGGCGCTCAGCCAGGGCGCGAAGGCCTCGACGGCGGCGGGGGTGCGCACTGCGTCAGTCTGCCCAAACCCGCATGGTTGCAGCGAACCCGGGGCGTCGCGGGCGGGTCGTGCTCATCGGGGCGCGGGTGGCTGGAAGGCGTGGAAGTCGTCGATCCACCGACGCACGATCGTGCCTGCAGGCAGAGGCTCGGCGATCTCGTGGATCAGATCGACGGTCTCGGCCACGAGCTCGTGGTGCAGCTCCGCCGTCTCCGGGACGAGCCACCCCTGGTCGGTGAGGCTGGTGGTCACTGCGAGGCGCAGCTGGGTCTCGGTGATGTCCAGTTCTGCCACCTCCGCGGTCGTCGTCGCGCGATGGCTGGTCAGCCCACCGAAGCCGCGCCCGCAGCCGCACCCCCTCTCCGGGTACAACCGGTCCGTGTCGCAGACCATCGTGATCCAGAGCAGCTCTCCGGGGACGCAGAAGCTGTAGTCCCCCTCCACGTCGCCCTGTGTCCTGCTCGTTGCCACCAGTACCTTCATGTCGGCCTCCTGCTCAGCACGCTAGAGGCGGGCGCCGACACCTGCTCACCGGTGACCACGGGCCTGTGGACGAGGCCCAGCAGGGCTCAGACGAGCGCGGGCTCGGCCACGGGGGTCGAGGCGGCGAGACGCTCGGCGCGCTCGCGGCGCCACGCGGCCCGGGCGATGCGCCCGACGAGGAGCAGCCAGCCCACCATCAGGGCCAGGTCGAGCGCCAGCGGGAGGTCGGCGAAGGCCGCGAGGACGACGACGCTGTTGACCAGGATGATCAGTCCGCCGACCATCACGCCCATCGGGGCGTGCGGCAGCCGGCCGGCCAGGCGGGCGGCGATGGGCGCCACGATGACGCCGCCGAGGACCAGGCCGAGCACCGGAAGCCACGGGATGTCCTGGTGCGCCGCGCCGGTGATGAAGCCGAGCGAGACCGAGACGGCCACGGCGAACTCGGCGGCGTTGGTGGTGCCGACGACCTTGCGGGGCTCGTGGCTGGTGACGGTCATCAGGCTGGGCGTGACGACCGGCCCCCAGCCACCACCGCCGGTGGCGTCGACGAAGCCGCCGAGCAGCCCGATCGGGGCGAGCCAGCGCGCGGTGTGACCCGACTTGGGCGTCGGGATGATGCGCAGGCCGAAGCCGAAGCGCAGCAGGATCACCGCGCCGAAGAACAGCAGCAGCGCCGCCATCCCGCTCTTGGCGGCCGCCAGGCTGATCGAGGTCAGCACCACGGCACCGAGGAAGCCGCCGATCGCGCCCGGGATCGCCACCCGGATGAGCACGGCCTTGTCGACGTTGCCGACGTGCCAGTGGGAGAGCCCCGAGATCAGCGTCGTGGGCAGCTTGGCGGCGTGCGTCGCCGCGCTGGCGGTAGCGGGAGCGACCCCGAGCGCCAGGAGCACGGTGGCCGAGGTGACCCCGAAGCCCATCCCCAGCGTCCCGTCGACGAGCTGGGCCAAACCGCCGGCGAGGGCGAAGGCTGCGACCAACCACATGAGCGTGCTCCTAAGTACTTCAAGATGAGTGAGTAACCAAAGTAACCTAACTTTATAGAGATTACTGCATTGCTTGAATCGGCCCGGCGCGTCGCGACCGCTCGCAGGTCACGTCGAGGCGCCCGCGGGGCTGTCCGCGGCGTCGGAGACGCTCATCGGATGGAGACCTGGGTGTGTGACTTCTGCGGGCAGCGTGGCCGGAACCGGCCGGGCGAGCTGGTCGAGCAGGTGCTCTGCCCGACCTGCGGGGAGCCGGTGACGCGTGGCGGCTGAGGTCAGCGCGCGGGCTGCCAGGTCGTCGAGAGGCGTGCGGCGGCGTACACCTGCTTCACCTGGTCGTCGCTGAGGACGACCTCCTGCTTGCGCAGCCAGCGGTGCAGCTGCATCCGCGGCACGACCACCACGTCCTGCGGGGCCGCCTTGACGGTGATCTCGGA from Nocardioides salarius harbors:
- a CDS encoding sulfite exporter TauE/SafE family protein, whose amino-acid sequence is MWLVAAFALAGGLAQLVDGTLGMGFGVTSATVLLALGVAPATASAATHAAKLPTTLISGLSHWHVGNVDKAVLIRVAIPGAIGGFLGAVVLTSISLAAAKSGMAALLLFFGAVILLRFGFGLRIIPTPKSGHTARWLAPIGLLGGFVDATGGGGWGPVVTPSLMTVTSHEPRKVVGTTNAAEFAVAVSVSLGFITGAAHQDIPWLPVLGLVLGGVIVAPIAARLAGRLPHAPMGVMVGGLIILVNSVVVLAAFADLPLALDLALMVGWLLLVGRIARAAWRRERAERLAASTPVAEPALV
- a CDS encoding DUF7715 family protein, translating into MKVLVATSRTQGDVEGDYSFCVPGELLWITMVCDTDRLYPERGCGCGRGFGGLTSHRATTTAEVAELDITETQLRLAVTTSLTDQGWLVPETAELHHELVAETVDLIHEIAEPLPAGTIVRRWIDDFHAFQPPAPR
- a CDS encoding DEAD/DEAH box helicase, whose protein sequence is MRTPAAVEAFAPWLSAEGLASVYDPAAVGRARAYASDGSVLRLDVDVVDSEFLAVDGEVAGSGARLYRTSVSIELDRGRAVVTADCSCPVGWECKHGAALLLCLGRSLTTDHPDPGTPTDDGSAGWAGALDTALRDLEASRGGEAGQDALALLLDLHLPRHGGFTGLAPPVVRMRPVRRGASGRWVRGGAAWKDFTPHGGHLGRTRHDPAHVASVCRLRAQMGMAAYWNITDLPPLSDFGPQLWHRLRQARDAGVALLPGSGLADVQLVDEPVEVVADVLRDEAGPGAASLRFGVRYADRWWPADQLLLVGDEAHGVVLLDRVPTATTRDTTALLAPLAAPIPPALARLVNAGDTAVPPEHLDAFVTTRLPRLTRHLPVTSSDDSITVPAPPAPRLVLLVEWDRTPAAALRWQWRYRVGDTDLACAAGSADRLDGVRDRPAERAELARLTSDGVLDADAPAADRDVPTSGVLELADELARLREAGLEVEEVERPDFRPATGPVEITLGPASADAPAEADDAADAGGATDWLDLCVSVSVDGEQIPLSSVLEALTLGEERIVLPSGLHVDATAPELESLRSLVAAAAEVREPTRDDRIGLGGHDLGLWAAVGDLAETDTLPAHAQEWVRRAHALRDLTDLPSPEPEGVVSTLRHYQHDGFRWLAFLQDHGLGGILADDMGLGKTLQVLAAVARARAGGAAPFLVVAPTSVVANWALEAAQHTPGLVVRTVTASARKLGTPVAEVADGADVVVTTYTLLRLDIEEYAALPWGGLVLDEAQHVKNHLAKTHQAARRIDAPFRLAVTGTPFENRLMELWSLLALVAPGLYPTAKGFVDHVVRPVEKEGDGAALARFQQRLRPFLLRRTKELVAADLPPKQEQLLQVDLGARHRRIYDTHLARERQKILGLVDDFDRNRVAILSALTRLRQLSLDPALVEAEHEAIGSAKVDVLVDHLLELAAEGHRALVFSQFTGFLRRVRARLDAEGVSHHYLDGRTRKRAEVVEGFREGDSTAFLISLKAGGVGLTLTEADYVFVLDPWWNPAVEAQAVDRVHRIGQTRPVMVYRLVSRDTIEEKVVALKERKAALFSQVVDGDGALGSVVDAADVRALFD